CGGGCGAGAATGTCGAGGCGCGGTCCTAGCCGGATCGGCGGGAGTGGGTTTCCTTCCTTGTCTTGGTTCTGTGGCTGGAAAAATAGACCCCGCTCGGACTGCCAATATCCATCTGGCAGTTTCGTTTCCGGGGGGGTGGGTGCCGGGGCGGGGGCGTCTGCCGTGGTGCTGGTCACTGGCTCCGGAGCCGTGGCGGCCAGGATGCGTTCCCGCGTGATTTCCGGCCCGTGCATCGCCCACACGTCCCACATATCCGCTTTCCTGCCCAGATTGGGCAGGGCAACGCGGCCGCCGATGATGCGGGCCGCCTCGGTGGCGTGATGTATGCCCGTGTTCACGCGGCCGCCTCCTGGCTCCGGTC
This region of Deltaproteobacteria bacterium genomic DNA includes:
- a CDS encoding DUF927 domain-containing protein: MNTGIHHATEAARIIGGRVALPNLGRKADMWDVWAMHGPEITRERILAATAPEPVTSTTADAPAPAPTPPETKLPDGYWQSERGLFFQPQNQDKEGNPLPPIRLGPRLDILARSRDGQSGEWGLLVAWVDPDGAAHTWSIPYSLLADARQIWATLSAGGYIPA